The nucleotide window GCCTGCCTGTGGTGCCGGTGCTGTCGGCAACCTCTGCCGGCCCCGGCACCAGCGTCAATTGATTGGTGGTATCGAGCTGGGCGGCATCGGCCCGCATGGTCAATTGCACGCCATCGGCCCTGTTCAGCACCAATTGCGCATTGAACAGGTCGATGAGATCGCTTTGCTCTGTGCGGGCCCGCGCCGTTTCCGCCCAGACGCGATAGGAGGACCCATCGGTCAATGTGCCCACATATTCGGGCGCGTCTATGACCACGGCCTCGGGCGTCACGCTCAACCGGTCGATGCTGAACCGGCCGGTGAAGCTCGAGAGATAGATCTGCACCAACAGCCCCGCCAATATCGCGCTGCCGACAAGCGGCACGCCCAGCCGCAACAGCCCGATCAGGCGATTGCGCCAGCGCAGGCGATCATAGGTCCGGCGGGAAATGCTGGCCGCAGGCATGTCTCCCGCTTGCCTCAGCTATGGGCGAAAATATCGGTTTCTTCCCAGCCCATAAGGTCCAGCGCACAACGGGTCTTGAGGAAGTCGAAACAGGATTGGGCCAGTTCGGTCCGGCCTTCGCGGGCCAGCATGCGATCCAGATGCCGCTTGAGATCGTGCAGGTAAAGCACGTCCGAAGCGGCATAATCGAGTTGCGCGTCGCTGAGCTTCTCCCCGCCCCAGTCCGAGCTTTGCTGCTGCTTGGACAGATCCACGCTCAACAGCTCGCGCACCAGGTCCTTCAATCCATGCCGGTCCGTATAGGTGCGCACCAGTTTCGAAGCGATCTTGGTGCAATAGACCGGTCCGGTCACCACGCCGAAACGGTTCTGCAGAACCGCCACATCGAAGCGCGCATAGTGGAAAATCTTGGTGACACCGGGATCGCTGAGCAGCTTGACCAGATTGGGGGCCTCGCTCGCATCCTGTGGGATTTGCACCACATCGGCGCTGCCATCGCCGGGCGAGAGCTGCACCACGCAGAGCCGGTCCCGATGAGGATTAAGCCCCATGGTCTCGGTATCGATCGCGACCTCGCGGCCATAATTGGAAAGATTGGGCAAATCGCCGCGATGCACTCTGATGGCCATGATAAAGTCGCTCCTAAAATGCCGGACCTTCCTTGGCACAGAGCGATGGCCAAGGAAAGGCATGTGCGCGACCGAGGGCATGAATTGCTGCTCGAGTGCCGGATCGATATAAAGCTTTCTTTATATCGCTATTGCTTTGTTGCCCCGGACCTGCGAAAAACGCTTCCGAAAGTGTCGGGAATTGTGTCCCGACACGCGCACTTCCGCGTGCGCCCTCGCCACTTGCAAAGAGGTTTAACGTGGCCCGTTCCAATTATCTTTTTACCTCGGAATCCGTCTCCGAGGGGCATCCCGACAAGGTCTGCGACCGCATTTCCGACGAAATCGTCGATCTGGTGTTCAAGGAGGCCAAGAAGGCCGGCATGGACCCGGCCCAGGTTCGCATTGCCTGCGAAACCCTGGCCACCACCAATCGTGTGGTCATTGCCGGCGAGGTCCGTGTGCCCGAAACCCTGCTCAAAAAGGGCAAGGACGGGCAGATCCTGACCGATGCCGCCGGCCATCCGGTGGTCAATCCATCCAAGTTCAAATCCGCCGC belongs to Devosia sp. XK-2 and includes:
- a CDS encoding ribonuclease D, translating into MAIRVHRGDLPNLSNYGREVAIDTETMGLNPHRDRLCVVQLSPGDGSADVVQIPQDASEAPNLVKLLSDPGVTKIFHYARFDVAVLQNRFGVVTGPVYCTKIASKLVRTYTDRHGLKDLVRELLSVDLSKQQQSSDWGGEKLSDAQLDYAASDVLYLHDLKRHLDRMLAREGRTELAQSCFDFLKTRCALDLMGWEETDIFAHS